A single genomic interval of Chitinophaga sp. 180180018-3 harbors:
- a CDS encoding RNA methyltransferase, which produces MRKLSMDELGRKTAEEFKAADKTPLVLVLDNVRSMHNVGSVFRTADAFLLQGIMLCGYTPVPPHRDINKTALGATETVEWKYAETTLSAVQELKAAGYLVMAVEQAVNSQMLNKFIPPAGQPLALVFGNEVSGVDAGVMKIVDGCIEIPQLGMKHSLNISVSTGIVVWEIFNKLR; this is translated from the coding sequence ATGAGAAAATTAAGCATGGATGAACTGGGCCGCAAAACCGCGGAAGAGTTCAAAGCGGCCGATAAAACGCCGCTGGTACTGGTGCTGGACAATGTACGCAGCATGCACAACGTGGGATCTGTATTCCGTACTGCCGACGCCTTTCTGCTGCAGGGGATTATGCTCTGTGGCTACACCCCGGTGCCCCCTCACCGCGATATCAACAAAACTGCCCTGGGCGCCACCGAAACGGTAGAGTGGAAGTATGCAGAAACCACGCTGAGCGCAGTACAGGAGCTGAAAGCCGCTGGTTACCTGGTGATGGCTGTAGAACAGGCGGTGAACAGCCAGATGCTGAATAAATTTATTCCCCCGGCCGGCCAGCCCCTCGCCCTGGTTTTCGGGAATGAGGTAAGCGGCGTGGATGCCGGCGTAATGAAAATAGTGGATGGCTGTATCGAAATTCCACAACTCGGAATGAAACACTCCCTGAATATCTCCGTTAGCACCGGCATAGTGGTCTGGGAGATTTTTAACAAGCTGCGTTAG
- the mutS gene encoding DNA mismatch repair protein MutS → MAKSKSEETPLMQQHKAIKEKYPDAVLLFRVGDFYETFNEDAVIAARVLGIVLTKRANGAASYVDLAGFPHHALDTYLHKLVKAGHRVAVCDQLEDPKMVKGIVKRGVTEMVTPGVAINDKLLENSSNNFLAAVHFGGDVTGVSFLDISTGEFFIAEGSTEYVDKLLQSFRPAEVLFAKQQQKNFKATFGTRFYTYNMDEWIFTTTYAEETLLRHFQTHSLKGFGIEGLPAAIIAAGATLHYLKDTEHPHLQHITRMQRINQEDFLWMDRFTVRNLELLNSSVENGHTLLKVLDNTVTPMGARLLKRWLVFPLRDMKAINERLDTVEHFIRETDPAKTLTHHLKQTGDLERLVSKIPLRKINPREVMQLARSLQQVQAVQELLTGSSNSYLSRLNEKLDPCQPLLERILNEVTDNPPVQVNKGGVIKEGVNAELDDLRNIATKGKDYLLQIQQKESEATGIPSLKIAFNNVFGYYLEVTNTHKNKVPEAWIRKQTLANAERYITPELKEYEEKIVGAEDKIQALETRLFEELVQAMQGYIRPVQEDAQVFARLDCLLCFAHNAVQYKYRRPHINEGFELVIKEGRHPVIERGLPPGESYVANDLQLDKDQQQIIILTGPNMSGKSALLRQTALITLMAHMGSFVPASSAEIGLTDKIFTRVGASDNLSGGESTFMVEMNETASIINNVTSRSLVILDEIGRGTSTYDGISIAWSIVEYLHDMTEHRPKTLFATHYHELNELENKHSRVKNFHITNMESGNKIIFLRKLASGGSRHSFGIHVARMAGMPPELINRANDVLAHLEEKHIEAPLQKNVKQISTPSQQLQLNIFDAHSDTFRQIREKLEHVDINRLTPVEALLKLSEIKNMIG, encoded by the coding sequence ATGGCAAAAAGTAAATCAGAAGAAACCCCGCTTATGCAACAGCATAAAGCCATCAAGGAAAAATACCCTGATGCCGTACTGTTGTTCCGTGTAGGCGATTTTTATGAAACATTTAATGAGGATGCTGTCATTGCAGCCCGGGTACTGGGCATTGTGTTAACCAAAAGGGCCAACGGAGCCGCTTCCTATGTAGATCTGGCCGGTTTTCCTCACCACGCACTGGATACTTACCTCCACAAACTGGTAAAGGCGGGGCACCGGGTAGCCGTATGCGACCAGCTGGAAGATCCGAAAATGGTAAAAGGAATCGTAAAACGCGGCGTTACTGAGATGGTGACTCCCGGAGTAGCGATCAATGATAAACTGCTGGAGAATTCCAGCAACAATTTTCTTGCAGCCGTTCATTTCGGTGGCGATGTTACCGGGGTATCTTTTCTGGACATCTCTACAGGTGAATTCTTTATAGCCGAAGGCAGTACAGAATATGTGGATAAACTCCTGCAGAGTTTCCGCCCGGCTGAAGTATTGTTCGCCAAACAGCAGCAGAAAAACTTCAAGGCTACTTTTGGAACGAGGTTCTATACCTATAACATGGATGAGTGGATTTTTACCACCACCTATGCGGAAGAAACACTGCTCAGGCATTTCCAGACCCATTCCCTGAAGGGTTTCGGCATAGAAGGCCTGCCCGCAGCCATTATAGCGGCCGGTGCTACTCTTCATTACCTGAAGGATACGGAACATCCGCACCTGCAGCATATCACGCGTATGCAGCGGATCAACCAGGAAGATTTCCTCTGGATGGACCGGTTCACCGTGCGTAACCTGGAGCTGTTGAACAGCAGTGTGGAAAACGGGCATACGCTCCTGAAGGTGCTGGACAATACGGTGACACCGATGGGCGCCCGCCTGTTGAAACGCTGGCTGGTATTCCCTCTGCGGGATATGAAGGCCATCAACGAGCGACTGGATACCGTAGAGCATTTCATCAGAGAAACGGATCCTGCCAAAACGCTGACTCATCACCTGAAGCAAACGGGCGACCTCGAGCGCCTCGTGTCAAAGATACCTCTGCGGAAAATCAATCCCCGGGAAGTGATGCAGCTGGCCCGTTCCCTGCAACAGGTGCAGGCAGTGCAGGAACTGCTGACCGGCAGCAGCAACAGCTACCTGTCACGGCTAAACGAAAAACTCGATCCCTGCCAGCCACTGCTGGAGCGTATTCTGAACGAAGTAACAGACAATCCTCCGGTACAGGTGAACAAAGGCGGCGTTATCAAAGAAGGGGTGAATGCTGAGCTGGACGACCTGCGCAATATTGCCACCAAAGGCAAGGACTATCTGCTGCAGATTCAACAAAAGGAATCGGAAGCAACCGGTATACCTTCTCTGAAGATCGCCTTCAACAACGTTTTCGGCTATTACCTGGAAGTAACCAATACGCATAAAAATAAAGTACCGGAAGCCTGGATCAGGAAACAAACGCTCGCCAATGCCGAGCGTTATATCACTCCGGAGCTGAAGGAATACGAAGAAAAAATTGTTGGAGCAGAAGATAAAATACAGGCACTGGAAACCAGGCTATTTGAAGAACTGGTACAGGCCATGCAGGGCTATATACGCCCGGTGCAGGAAGATGCGCAGGTATTTGCGCGGCTCGACTGCCTGCTTTGTTTTGCGCACAATGCCGTACAATACAAATACCGCCGCCCGCATATCAACGAGGGCTTTGAGCTGGTCATCAAAGAAGGCCGGCATCCGGTTATAGAACGCGGATTGCCGCCCGGAGAAAGCTATGTGGCCAATGATCTTCAGCTGGATAAAGATCAACAACAGATCATCATACTTACCGGACCCAATATGAGCGGTAAATCGGCGTTGCTGCGTCAGACAGCGCTCATTACCCTGATGGCGCACATGGGCAGCTTTGTACCAGCCAGCAGTGCGGAAATAGGGCTGACAGACAAAATCTTCACCCGGGTAGGTGCATCGGATAACCTGAGCGGCGGCGAATCCACATTCATGGTAGAGATGAATGAAACTGCCAGCATCATCAATAACGTCACTTCCCGCAGCCTGGTAATACTGGATGAAATAGGCAGGGGTACCAGTACTTACGATGGTATTTCCATTGCGTGGAGTATTGTGGAATATCTCCATGATATGACCGAGCATCGGCCGAAAACCTTATTTGCCACGCACTATCACGAGCTGAATGAACTGGAGAACAAGCATAGCCGCGTGAAGAACTTCCATATCACCAATATGGAATCGGGCAATAAGATCATATTCCTGCGCAAACTGGCGTCGGGTGGCAGCCGCCATAGTTTTGGTATACACGTAGCGCGCATGGCGGGTATGCCACCGGAGCTGATCAACCGGGCCAATGATGTACTCGCGCATCTCGAGGAAAAGCATATTGAGGCGCCGTTACAGAAGAATGTAAAGCAGATCAGTACGCCGTCGCAGCAGTTACAATTGAATATTTTTGATGCGCATAGTGATACCTTCCGCCAGATCCGGGAAAAGCTGGAACATGTGGATATTAACAGGCTGACACCAGTAGAAGCGTTGCTGAAGCTGAGCGAGATAAAGAATATGATTGGATAA
- a CDS encoding SusD/RagB family nutrient-binding outer membrane lipoprotein: MKRFLINTSLLVLLVAGFSACKKQIADAYPNPELAPAGSMSKLLSGMFINKRMRPSYWDYATFILPTTAAFSQTTAMSPSNKMYIPSLSYTENRWVDFYDGAKSDDNDLNYVGPGIMANYREMELTFGKLSAQQQAQQVIFLNCAKVVLYDQAAQMVDLWGDIPFSQAGSLNTADRTVKPAAFDDAAALYDTLITGLDQLNSYFATAQVSVEAEASLKKADIMLGGDLMAWRRYTNSLRLRLLMHTSYVKEGTAKAAVTAMLADPAKYPLITDNDQNALIKMSPTTLKSDIQSALTGSPYAPAFLLDTVMAANKDPRVDVYWDPGKKYGMKGFPSNGTAVNYDSLGYATYDTATFFNNYNVPGVIFTASEVSFLKAEAGERWGVGSPQADYENGISQSVKFYYSINQSAVFSSGTWPILPTPSATVISNFVAQPGVAYSGTTQQKLVKIWTQKWVNFFILQAGEAWTEVRRTGYPALPFAMAPASGATQPPQRLLYPSTEQIYNPDNYAKVAAKDKANVKIFWDVR, translated from the coding sequence ATGAAACGCTTCTTAATAAATACTTCACTGCTCGTCTTACTGGTAGCTGGCTTCAGCGCCTGTAAGAAACAAATTGCAGACGCCTACCCGAATCCGGAGTTAGCACCTGCCGGATCCATGAGCAAATTGCTCAGCGGTATGTTTATAAACAAACGCATGCGCCCTTCTTACTGGGATTATGCAACATTTATATTGCCAACAACAGCAGCTTTTTCGCAAACAACTGCTATGTCACCATCCAATAAAATGTACATCCCTTCTTTGAGTTATACAGAGAACCGCTGGGTAGACTTTTATGATGGTGCTAAAAGTGACGACAATGATCTGAACTATGTAGGTCCCGGTATCATGGCTAACTACAGGGAAATGGAATTAACCTTCGGTAAATTGTCTGCACAACAACAGGCACAGCAGGTAATTTTCCTGAATTGTGCGAAAGTGGTGCTGTACGACCAGGCTGCACAGATGGTGGATCTCTGGGGAGATATTCCTTTTAGCCAGGCAGGTTCCCTGAACACAGCTGACCGTACTGTTAAGCCAGCTGCTTTTGATGATGCCGCAGCGCTTTATGATACATTAATCACTGGCCTGGACCAGCTGAATAGCTATTTTGCAACAGCACAGGTATCTGTTGAAGCTGAGGCCAGCCTCAAAAAGGCTGATATCATGCTGGGCGGCGATCTGATGGCCTGGAGACGCTATACCAACTCTCTGCGCCTGCGTTTATTAATGCATACCTCTTATGTGAAAGAAGGAACTGCTAAAGCTGCCGTTACTGCTATGCTCGCAGATCCTGCAAAATATCCGCTGATCACCGATAACGACCAGAATGCGCTGATTAAAATGAGCCCCACTACTCTGAAGAGCGATATCCAGAGCGCATTGACCGGTAGTCCTTATGCTCCTGCATTCCTCCTCGATACCGTAATGGCTGCAAATAAAGATCCCCGTGTGGATGTATATTGGGATCCGGGCAAGAAATATGGCATGAAAGGTTTTCCTTCCAATGGAACTGCTGTTAACTACGACAGCCTGGGTTATGCTACCTACGATACCGCTACCTTCTTCAACAACTATAATGTTCCCGGTGTAATATTCACTGCATCTGAAGTAAGCTTCCTGAAAGCTGAAGCTGGCGAAAGATGGGGAGTCGGTTCTCCGCAGGCTGATTATGAGAATGGCATTTCTCAATCTGTTAAATTCTATTATTCCATCAACCAATCTGCGGTATTCAGCAGTGGCACCTGGCCTATTCTGCCTACGCCATCTGCTACTGTAATCAGTAATTTCGTGGCTCAGCCGGGTGTTGCCTACAGTGGTACTACCCAGCAGAAACTGGTGAAAATCTGGACACAGAAATGGGTGAACTTCTTCATCCTGCAGGCTGGTGAAGCATGGACAGAAGTAAGACGTACCGGCTATCCGGCGTTACCTTTTGCAATGGCACCTGCTTCTGGTGCAACCCAGCCTCCGCAACGTCTGTTATATCCTTCTACAGAGCAGATTTATAACCCGGACAACTACGCTAAGGTCGCTGCAAAAGACAAAGCTAACGTGAAAATATTCTGGGACGTAAGATAA